AAACTGTTGCTTATCTCTCTGGTATTGCTGCCGCTCTTACCCGATAAAGGCTACGGTCCCTGGCAATCATTAAATCCCTACTGGATATGGTGGATGGTGGTTCTAATCAGTGGAATATCATTTGTCGGCTATTTCGCAATAAAATATGCAGGTGACAAAATTGGAACTCTCCTAACAGCCATTACCGGTGGACTGGCTTCTTCAACGGCTGTCACGCTCAGTATGGCACAGCTGGCCAAACAGCATAAAAATAAAACGCTATTCATGGGTGGCGTAGTTGTAGCATCTTCCATCATGTTTATTCGGGTATTCATAGAAGTGGCTATTGTAAACAGGATCCTGCTAGACCGTCTCTGGATTCCCATAGCCGTTATGTTCGTCTGTCTGATAGCCGGCGGCAGCTGGCTCTGGTTTCGTCACACAGGTTCAGACACCGGTACCGAGATTGAGCTAAAGAACCCCTTTAACCTCCCCACCGCCCTGCAGTTCGGACTCTTGCTGGGACTTATACTATTGCTCTCCTCGGCTGCTAAAGAGTGGTTCGGAGACCAGGGTATCTATGTATTATCTCTTGTATCCGGATTAATTGATGTGGATGCTATTACCCTTTCCCTTTCACGGATGGCGGAAAATGATCTTGGTGAAGATGTTGCCATAACGGGAATCGTACTGGCCTCGGCTATGAATACCATCGTAAAGGGGCTCCTATTCTCCTTTGTGGCCGGTATGCGAACAGGTCTTCGATTACTTTTAGTGCTGGTCGCATCCGTTATTCCCGGTCTTATTATTGTTTTTTTGATGCTGTAGTGGGGAAGTAGAAATTTTAACTTATGAATGCTACTCCGCCACCGCCCTATAACCTGACTGAATATCCAACAATTCCTCAGTAATTGCCTTGTGGCGTTCACCGGCATAACGTTTGTTAAGTTCCTGTAGGCGTTCCTCAATTTTCTGCTCCGCCACTGTCATGGAATTCAGCCTTCCGGTATGTTCAGCTGCCAATGACTCAGCCATTGCTCTGTAGAGAGAAACCAGGAGATATTGGCGAACCAGCTCGGAAAACAATTCAGTAGGCTCCATAGAAAACTGAGGTATATTATTGGTAGGCCATTCTTTATTTGCAAGCCGGTTTAGCCAGTACCTGTCCAGCGGAAGCAGGTATTGCAGTCTGGGCTGATATCTGCCACGCGCAACCGGTTTATTGTGGATGATCAGCACTTTCCCCGCTTCGTGTTTCTCTCGTAACTCCTCTACAGATGCCAGCAATTGCAAGGCAAAACGATTTAGACCCGATACCGAACCCGGCAGACTGAACACTTTTTCCACATTCTCTCTCTGTTCCAATTGCGAGGCCAACCTTTCTCCCATAACCAGGAAGCGGGAGTCGGAATTATTTTCATCATGCAATTGCTGTTCAATAAAGCCCATAATACGTTCATCGAATGAACCGCAAAGCCCTTGTCCCGAGCCGACAGCAATCACTATGTAACTGCTTTCTTTCCCTGATCTCACATAAGGCATCTCTTCCAAAAGAGTTCGCCCCAATACAATTTGAAGACCCATTTCAACAGTACGGTAATATTCTCCGAGTGATTCTGATGCCTTTTCAAACTGCCGTATACTAACCGATGCCAGAACTTTCATCGTGTTTACGATGGATTGTAGATCCTTAGCATTTCTTATTTTCCTTTTATAGTGTTCAACGGTCTGCATCTTCTGTAACCTCCTCAGATTTTTCAATGGGAAAGTTTTGCTGCAGCACATTTTTGAGGCTTTCCGTCAACTCTCGCTGCTCGTCTTCGCTCAATTGCTTTCCCTCACTGATTTTAATTCTGATCGGTTCCATTTCTTGCGACATATATTCGCGAATAACTTCACACGCAGATGAAACTTGCTGTAGTTCCAGCCTGTCAAACAATCCCTCCGTTACCGCAACAAGCAGCCCGATCTGTTCGAATACCTCCAGGGTATTGAATTGGTCCTGTTTGAGAACTTCCCTGATTCTCCGGCCTCTTTGAATCTGTTCCCTGGTATCTTCATCAAGACGTGAGCTGAACCTGGAGAATGCTTCCAATTCTTCAAACTGGGAATAGGCCAGCCTCAATTCTCCCGTAACCATCCGGTAGGCAGGCAGCTGGGCAGCGCCTCCCACACGTGACACGGATTTACCCACATCGATAGCTGGCAGCACGTCTTTTCGAAATAAAGATGGTGAAAGATAAATCTGACCGTCTGTAATAGATATCAGGTTTGTGGGAATAAAGGCTGAAATATCCTGGGCCTGTGTTTCAATGATTGGTAGTGCCGTGAGGCTGCCCCCTCCCAATTCTTTCTTTAAGTGCGTGGATCGCTCAAGCAGTCGGGCGTGGATATGAAAAATATCTCCGGGATAGGCTTCCCGCCCCGGCGGCCTGCGCAATAAAAGAGCCAACTCCCGGTATGCCCGGGCATGCCAGGTCAAATCATCATACACAATCAGTACATCCCTTCCTTTTTCCATGAAGTATTCACCCATACTGGTTGCAGCATAAGGCGCTATGTACTGCAGTCCAACCGGAACGCTGCTGCTGGCAGACATTACTATACTATGCTCCATAGAACCATATTTCTGCAGATCTGCAATCACACGGTTCACCTCAGCACGTTGCTTGCCTATGGCACAGTAAATACAGATGACTCCGGAATCTTTTTGGTTGATGATACTGTCTAGAGCAATGGCCGTTTTTCCGGTTTGCCGGTCCCCGAGTATTAGTTCACGCTGCCCGCGTCCGATAGGCAGCAGGGCATCAATAGTTACGATACCGGTTTGCAGCGGTGTGTCCACGGATATTCGACTCATAATAGTAGGCGCCGGTCGCTCTACCGGATAATAATCAAAATGCCGAATATTGCCTTTGCCGTCGGAAGCACGACCAAGAGAATCAACGACTCTGCCAAGCAGCGAATCACCCACTGGCACTTCAAGAACACGTTCGGTTCGAAACACTTCTTCTCCGGCTTCGATAGTATGTTCATCATCCAGAAGAATAACACCGATCTCTTTTGGGTCCAGATTATAGGTAAGTCCCAGTGACCCGCTAGAGAATCGCACAAGTTCATCCGTCAAAACGTTCGGTAGGCCGTCGACACGAGCGATACCCTCTCCTACAGAAAGTACTCTTCCTGTTTCCCGTACAATCAGCCCCGGATCCTCTTGCCATGCTTCGTTTATGGCCTCAAATACATCATCAACAATCGCTATAGCAGATTTTTGGTATTTCACAGGGACGCCTCAAATCATAATCCTTGTTTTATAGTCTGGTGCTCTTTTTCCTTTTTCCCGGTCTGAAACAGGTGTTCCAGGTTTTCGGTGAGATCTTCGAGGTAAATATTGGCATTCCATCCTATTTTCCACCCTTCGGCTCGCATCTCAATTCCGAATCCCAGTCGTGAAGAGATCTCGAATTCACAATTCAACTCCGCGGAAAATACCTCCTTCAGCACATTTTTTATCTCATTTTTTGTCTCTTCCGGCAACTCAAAAGAGCTGACAACCTTCATTTTTCCCTCACCAAAATCCAGGGCCGACTGTAGCGCCCGCTTTCGTTCTTTTTTATCCATCCTCTTCAATAGCTCAAT
This is a stretch of genomic DNA from Halalkalibaculum roseum. It encodes these proteins:
- a CDS encoding MgtC/SapB family protein: MANLDYQVLLQILASLAVGLLIGIERGWSERKEDEGDRVAGLRTFSLIGLLGGVWAQLSEIVEAWVLVVAFLAVVALIVTSHIIGTRETEDVGITTEFAMMLTFSLGAWAAFGYYIYAFSTTAIVVALLGIKPILHRWVSNLRTEEIYSGIKLLLISLVLLPLLPDKGYGPWQSLNPYWIWWMVVLISGISFVGYFAIKYAGDKIGTLLTAITGGLASSTAVTLSMAQLAKQHKNKTLFMGGVVVASSIMFIRVFIEVAIVNRILLDRLWIPIAVMFVCLIAGGSWLWFRHTGSDTGTEIELKNPFNLPTALQFGLLLGLILLLSSAAKEWFGDQGIYVLSLVSGLIDVDAITLSLSRMAENDLGEDVAITGIVLASAMNTIVKGLLFSFVAGMRTGLRLLLVLVASVIPGLIIVFLML
- a CDS encoding F0F1 ATP synthase subunit gamma, which encodes MQTVEHYKRKIRNAKDLQSIVNTMKVLASVSIRQFEKASESLGEYYRTVEMGLQIVLGRTLLEEMPYVRSGKESSYIVIAVGSGQGLCGSFDERIMGFIEQQLHDENNSDSRFLVMGERLASQLEQRENVEKVFSLPGSVSGLNRFALQLLASVEELREKHEAGKVLIIHNKPVARGRYQPRLQYLLPLDRYWLNRLANKEWPTNNIPQFSMEPTELFSELVRQYLLVSLYRAMAESLAAEHTGRLNSMTVAEQKIEERLQELNKRYAGERHKAITEELLDIQSGYRAVAE
- a CDS encoding alternate F1F0 ATPase, F1 subunit alpha; translated protein: MKYQKSAIAIVDDVFEAINEAWQEDPGLIVRETGRVLSVGEGIARVDGLPNVLTDELVRFSSGSLGLTYNLDPKEIGVILLDDEHTIEAGEEVFRTERVLEVPVGDSLLGRVVDSLGRASDGKGNIRHFDYYPVERPAPTIMSRISVDTPLQTGIVTIDALLPIGRGQRELILGDRQTGKTAIALDSIINQKDSGVICIYCAIGKQRAEVNRVIADLQKYGSMEHSIVMSASSSVPVGLQYIAPYAATSMGEYFMEKGRDVLIVYDDLTWHARAYRELALLLRRPPGREAYPGDIFHIHARLLERSTHLKKELGGGSLTALPIIETQAQDISAFIPTNLISITDGQIYLSPSLFRKDVLPAIDVGKSVSRVGGAAQLPAYRMVTGELRLAYSQFEELEAFSRFSSRLDEDTREQIQRGRRIREVLKQDQFNTLEVFEQIGLLVAVTEGLFDRLELQQVSSACEVIREYMSQEMEPIRIKISEGKQLSEDEQRELTESLKNVLQQNFPIEKSEEVTEDADR